A single Bifidobacterium scardovii JCM 12489 = DSM 13734 DNA region contains:
- a CDS encoding LysR family transcriptional regulator: MPLELTYAGTVFARYAKRFRRDRDTLGQEMRDIAGDRAGVLRVGVAYTRSRAMMPPIIRDFRSARPKITVELSEGRNDQLQRRLLSGDLDLAIADFEGSPTGVELSDFYAERMVLVVARSLWMDLAAAGTPPDQAAIANGDLSSLEVCPFLLGNPEDIDGRIAQTLFQRSGVLPDRRRPVGQRDDAAGAMRVRHGRVPVPAAVPDRAARPGPSARAADTALRPRHRIHHLLRRAGRRLPLERHRRFRRVRPPACGDAGAMTDRNGGAYGGEYGGTRPAPMLCANPRIRTTAVG, encoded by the coding sequence GTGCCGCTCGAGCTCACGTATGCCGGCACCGTGTTCGCACGATACGCGAAGCGGTTCCGCCGCGACCGGGACACGCTCGGCCAGGAGATGCGCGACATCGCCGGGGACCGGGCCGGCGTGCTGCGCGTCGGGGTCGCCTACACGCGCAGCCGCGCCATGATGCCGCCGATCATACGGGACTTCCGCTCGGCACGGCCGAAGATCACGGTCGAGCTGTCCGAGGGGCGCAACGACCAGCTGCAGCGCAGGCTGCTGTCCGGCGACCTCGATCTGGCGATCGCCGATTTCGAGGGCAGCCCGACCGGCGTGGAACTGTCGGACTTCTATGCGGAACGCATGGTGCTGGTGGTCGCGCGGTCGCTGTGGATGGATCTCGCCGCGGCCGGCACGCCGCCGGACCAGGCCGCGATCGCGAACGGCGACCTATCGTCGCTGGAGGTGTGCCCGTTCCTGCTCGGCAACCCGGAGGACATCGACGGACGCATCGCGCAGACCCTGTTCCAGCGCTCCGGGGTTCTCCCCGACCGTCGCCGCCCGGTCGGACAACGTGATGACGCTGCTGGAGCTATGCGGGTACGGCATGGGCGCGTGCCTGTGCCCGCAGCAGTTCCTGACCGCGCTGCTCGGCCGGGACCGTCTGCGCGCGCTGCGGATACTGCCCTGCGGCCCCGGCACCGCATACACCATCTGCTTCGGCGTGCCGGCCGCCGACTACCACTGGAGCGCCATCGACGATTTCGTCGCGTGCGCCCGCCGGCATGCGGTGATGCCGGCGCGATGACGGACCGGAACGGCGGCGCGTATGGCGGCGAGTATGGAGGCACCCGGCCGGCGCCTATGCTCTGCGCCAACCCGCGCATCCGGACCACGGCCGTGGGATAA
- a CDS encoding phosphoribosylformylglycinamidine synthase, producing MVFRVYVEKKPGFDIEAQQLAGELRTILGLTGLQGLRIVNRYDVEGISQELFDQTVPTVFSEPQVDNVAYDLPDFAGAKVFATEFLPGQFDQRADSAAECIQLISQGERPTVRSAKVYALEGDLTDADADTIKRYVINPVEAREASLETKETLKTQVPVPGTVETIAGFNEMDAEAGQSFIDERGLAMDLADLEFCQKYFSEEGREPTITEIKVIDTYWSDHCRHTTFGTELDEVDIDDAAVKAAFERYLELRHELGRDAKPVCLMDMGTIGAKWLKKNGVLTGLDESEEINACTVKVTVDVNGEDQDWLFLFKNETHNHPTEIEPFGGAATCIGGCIRDPLSGRSYVYQAMRVTGAADPTVPVSETLEGKLPQRKLVTTAAAGYSSYGNQIGLATGQVDEIYHPGYVAKRMEVGAVVAATPADHVRRETPAPGDKIILLGGRTGRDGIGGATGSSKAHNVESLELDGAEVQKGNAPVERKLQRLFRRGDACRLIKRCNDFGAGGVSVAVGELADGLFVDLNTVPKKYEGLDGTELAISESQERMAVDVAAEDVDEFLGYAREENLEATVIATVTEDPRMVMTWNGDKIVNLSREFLASNGASKHQTVHVEEQRPYETPWGEGTLAERMNKMVTDINVASNKGLSERFDSTIGAGTVLMPFGGRRQLTPNMAMVAKLPVFGETTTASAMAWGFNPYIMSKNQFTGAYLSVVESLAKLVAAGFEHEKAYLSFQEYFEKLRDEPERWGKPTAAVLGALMAQIDLGAGAIGGKDSMSGSFEDLDVPPTLISFAVAVGNMKRATSPEFKGAGHRVVRIAPRYLADGLTPDKDALLEAFSVVEELTDFHDALAVSTPGYGATAEALFKMTLGNRIGVTLNDDIAVDDLFTPAYGSFIVELADDAKIPAVSNLVEVGEIGVTTSAYVFKAAGETLDLAQVQEAWESGIESVFPYRSKGADKGKTVETIDFHAGKKTVYVGSPVAKPHVVIPVFPGNNCEYDSAAAFERAGADVSTLIVNNLTPAAVAESTQALVEEINKSQIVMIPGGFSGGDEPDGSAKFITAFFRAPAVTEAVRDLLKNRDGLMLGICNGFQALIKLGLVPYGDIVPMTDACPTLTFNTIGRHQSRLVRTRVASDLSPWLARTAVGDIHTVAVSHGEGRFVASDEVLAQLKANGQIATQYVDESGVPGMDLDVNPNGSLLAIEGITSPDGRVFGKMGHSERSGNGLYVNVPGDKYQPLFEAGVEYFAA from the coding sequence ATGGTTTTTCGCGTGTACGTGGAAAAGAAGCCCGGCTTTGACATCGAGGCGCAGCAGCTCGCCGGCGAGCTGCGCACGATCCTCGGTCTGACCGGTCTTCAGGGTCTGCGCATCGTGAACCGGTACGACGTCGAGGGCATCTCCCAGGAGCTGTTCGACCAGACCGTGCCCACCGTGTTCAGCGAACCGCAGGTGGACAACGTGGCCTACGATCTGCCCGACTTCGCGGGCGCCAAGGTCTTCGCCACCGAGTTCCTGCCCGGCCAGTTCGACCAGCGGGCCGATTCCGCCGCCGAATGCATCCAGCTCATCTCCCAGGGCGAGCGCCCGACGGTCCGCTCCGCCAAGGTGTACGCGCTCGAAGGCGACCTGACCGACGCCGACGCGGACACCATCAAGCGCTACGTGATCAACCCGGTCGAGGCCCGCGAAGCCAGCCTGGAAACCAAGGAAACCCTGAAGACCCAGGTGCCGGTGCCCGGCACGGTCGAGACCATCGCCGGTTTCAACGAGATGGACGCCGAAGCCGGCCAGAGCTTCATCGACGAGCGCGGTCTGGCCATGGATCTGGCCGACCTCGAATTCTGCCAGAAATACTTCAGCGAGGAGGGCCGCGAGCCCACCATCACCGAGATCAAAGTGATCGACACCTACTGGTCCGACCACTGCCGCCACACCACCTTCGGCACCGAGCTGGACGAGGTCGACATCGACGATGCCGCCGTCAAGGCCGCCTTCGAGCGCTATCTCGAGCTGCGCCACGAGCTGGGCCGCGACGCCAAGCCCGTGTGCCTCATGGACATGGGCACCATCGGCGCGAAGTGGCTCAAGAAGAACGGCGTCCTCACGGGCCTGGACGAGTCCGAGGAGATCAACGCCTGCACCGTCAAGGTCACGGTCGACGTGAACGGCGAGGACCAGGACTGGCTGTTCCTGTTCAAGAACGAGACCCACAACCACCCCACCGAGATCGAACCGTTCGGCGGCGCGGCCACCTGCATCGGCGGCTGCATCCGCGACCCCCTGTCCGGCCGCTCCTACGTGTACCAAGCGATGCGTGTCACCGGCGCCGCGGACCCGACCGTGCCTGTCTCCGAGACGCTGGAGGGCAAGCTCCCCCAGCGCAAGCTCGTCACCACCGCGGCCGCCGGCTACAGCTCCTACGGCAACCAGATCGGCCTGGCCACCGGTCAGGTCGACGAGATCTACCATCCCGGCTACGTGGCCAAGCGCATGGAGGTCGGCGCGGTCGTGGCCGCGACCCCGGCCGACCATGTGCGCCGCGAGACCCCGGCTCCCGGCGACAAAATCATCCTGCTGGGCGGCCGCACCGGCCGTGACGGCATCGGCGGCGCCACCGGCTCGTCCAAGGCGCACAACGTGGAGTCGCTGGAACTCGACGGCGCCGAGGTGCAGAAGGGCAACGCCCCGGTCGAACGCAAGCTCCAGCGCCTGTTCCGCCGCGGCGACGCCTGCCGCCTGATCAAGCGCTGCAACGACTTCGGCGCGGGCGGCGTGTCCGTGGCGGTCGGCGAGCTGGCCGACGGCCTGTTCGTCGATCTCAACACCGTGCCCAAGAAGTACGAGGGCCTCGACGGCACCGAGCTCGCGATCTCCGAATCGCAGGAGCGCATGGCCGTGGACGTGGCCGCCGAGGACGTCGACGAGTTCCTGGGGTACGCCCGCGAGGAGAACCTCGAAGCCACGGTGATCGCCACCGTGACCGAGGACCCGCGCATGGTGATGACCTGGAACGGCGACAAGATCGTGAACCTGTCGCGCGAGTTCCTGGCCTCCAACGGCGCCTCCAAGCACCAGACCGTGCATGTCGAGGAACAGCGGCCCTACGAGACCCCGTGGGGCGAGGGCACGCTGGCCGAGCGCATGAACAAGATGGTCACCGACATCAACGTGGCCTCCAACAAGGGCCTTTCGGAGCGCTTCGACTCCACCATCGGCGCGGGCACCGTGCTCATGCCGTTCGGCGGCAGGCGCCAGCTCACCCCGAACATGGCGATGGTCGCCAAGCTGCCGGTGTTCGGCGAGACCACCACGGCGTCGGCCATGGCGTGGGGCTTCAACCCGTACATCATGTCGAAGAACCAGTTCACGGGCGCCTACCTGTCCGTGGTCGAGTCGCTGGCCAAGCTGGTCGCGGCCGGCTTCGAGCACGAGAAGGCCTACCTGAGCTTCCAGGAGTACTTCGAGAAGCTGCGCGACGAGCCGGAGCGCTGGGGCAAGCCGACGGCCGCCGTGCTCGGCGCGTTGATGGCCCAGATCGATCTGGGCGCCGGCGCGATCGGCGGCAAGGATTCCATGTCCGGCAGCTTCGAGGATCTCGACGTGCCGCCGACCCTGATCTCCTTCGCCGTGGCGGTCGGCAACATGAAGCGCGCCACCTCCCCCGAGTTCAAGGGCGCCGGGCACCGCGTCGTGCGCATCGCGCCGCGCTATCTGGCCGATGGCCTGACCCCGGACAAGGACGCGCTGCTCGAGGCGTTCTCCGTGGTCGAGGAGCTCACCGACTTCCACGACGCGCTGGCCGTCTCCACGCCGGGCTATGGCGCCACCGCCGAGGCCCTGTTCAAGATGACGCTCGGCAACCGCATCGGCGTGACGCTGAACGACGACATCGCCGTGGACGACCTGTTCACGCCGGCGTACGGCTCATTCATCGTCGAGTTGGCGGACGACGCCAAGATCCCGGCCGTCTCGAACCTGGTCGAGGTCGGCGAGATCGGCGTCACCACCTCCGCGTACGTGTTCAAGGCCGCGGGAGAGACGCTGGATCTGGCACAGGTGCAGGAGGCGTGGGAATCTGGCATCGAATCCGTGTTCCCGTACCGCTCCAAGGGCGCCGACAAGGGCAAGACCGTCGAGACCATCGACTTCCACGCCGGCAAGAAGACCGTGTACGTCGGCTCCCCGGTGGCCAAGCCTCATGTGGTGATCCCGGTGTTCCCGGGCAACAACTGCGAGTACGATTCGGCCGCCGCCTTCGAGCGCGCGGGCGCGGACGTGTCGACGCTCATCGTCAACAACCTGACGCCGGCCGCCGTCGCCGAATCGACGCAGGCGCTGGTCGAGGAGATCAACAAGAGCCAGATCGTGATGATTCCCGGCGGGTTCTCGGGCGGCGACGAGCCCGACGGCTCCGCCAAGTTCATCACCGCGTTCTTCCGCGCCCCGGCCGTCACCGAAGCGGTGCGCGACCTGCTGAAGAACCGCGACGGCCTGATGCTCGGCATCTGCAACGGCTTCCAGGCGCTCATCAAGCTGGGTCTGGTGCCGTACGGCGACATCGTGCCGATGACCGACGCCTGCCCGACGCTGACCTTCAACACCATCGGCCGCCACCAGAGCCGACTGGTCCGCACGCGCGTCGCTTCGGACCTCTCCCCCTGGCTGGCCCGCACCGCCGTCGGCGACATCCACACGGTCGCGGTCTCCCACGGCGAGGGCCGCTTCGTGGCCTCCGACGAGGTGCTCGCCCAGCTCAAGGCCAACGGCCAGATCGCCACGCAGTACGTGGATGAGTCCGGCGTGCCCGGCATGGATCTCGACGTGAACCCGAACGGTTCGCTGCTCGCCATCGAGGGCATCACCAGCCCCGACGGCCGCGTGTTCGGCAAGATGGGCCACTCGGAGCGTTCCGGCAACGGCCTGTACGTCAACGTGCCCGGCGACAAGTACCAGCCGCTGTTCGAAGCCGGCGTGGAGTACTTCGCCGCGTAA
- a CDS encoding sugar-binding transcriptional regulator, producing MFNDDSIIATATSRKHIDLMLRVARAYYLEDRTQAEIAKEIGYSRPTVSRLLKESRDLGIVHITIGHTLERIRTLERGLVNKYGLRYARVAEVKPGEDPKLIVPRYAAALFAETCSPNSLITVSNGSAVAATVREIPVCDWPKSNVAQMLGTLSPDNPMTDSPDICRMLAHRIGGTFTILPVPMILSSGELAAAMRKEPQIATALALGGGADVAIVGVGAVTTERSGHIFDAYIDQKKVAELHRRGIVGHICGHHIDGNGNHVRTELCDRTISIDIERLKRIPLVIGVAWGAPKTPAIRACLVGRLISALVTDQSTAEALLA from the coding sequence ATGTTCAACGATGACTCCATAATCGCGACCGCAACGTCACGGAAGCACATCGATCTGATGCTCCGGGTCGCGCGCGCCTACTATCTGGAAGACAGGACGCAGGCCGAGATCGCCAAGGAGATCGGCTATTCCCGACCGACCGTCTCCCGCCTGCTCAAGGAATCCCGCGACCTCGGCATCGTGCATATCACCATCGGGCATACGCTGGAACGCATACGCACGCTGGAGCGCGGGCTGGTGAACAAATACGGGCTGAGATACGCGCGCGTGGCCGAGGTGAAACCGGGCGAGGACCCCAAACTCATCGTGCCCAGATATGCGGCCGCGCTATTCGCCGAGACCTGCTCCCCCAATTCGCTGATCACCGTTTCCAACGGCAGCGCAGTGGCCGCGACCGTGCGCGAAATACCGGTATGCGACTGGCCGAAATCAAACGTGGCGCAAATGCTCGGCACGCTGAGCCCGGACAATCCGATGACCGACTCCCCCGATATCTGCCGCATGCTCGCGCACCGCATCGGCGGCACGTTCACGATCCTGCCGGTGCCGATGATCCTGTCAAGCGGCGAGCTGGCGGCGGCCATGCGCAAGGAACCGCAGATCGCCACGGCATTGGCGCTCGGAGGCGGGGCCGACGTAGCGATCGTCGGCGTCGGCGCGGTGACCACGGAGCGTTCCGGGCACATCTTCGACGCCTACATCGATCAGAAGAAAGTCGCGGAACTGCACCGGCGCGGCATCGTCGGGCATATCTGCGGCCATCATATCGACGGGAACGGCAACCATGTGCGCACCGAACTGTGCGACCGCACGATATCCATCGACATCGAACGCCTGAAGCGCATCCCGCTGGTCATCGGCGTGGCCTGGGGCGCCCCGAAGACCCCGGCGATCCGAGCCTGTCTGGTCGGCAGGCTCATCTCCGCACTGGTCACCGACCAATCCACGGCCGAGGCCCTGCTGGCGTGA
- the purC gene encoding phosphoribosylaminoimidazolesuccinocarboxamide synthase, with amino-acid sequence MEKLEMLYKGKAKKMYATDDPDVLWVEYMNQATAGNGEKKAQIEGKGNLNNHITSVIFDLLKARGVESHFIKRLNDTEQLVKKMDMFPLEIIMRNTAAGSFAKRYGVKEGTPLKKPILEFCVKSDELGDPFINDDGVVALGLATEEELAEISRIARAVNDGLKDIFSKIDVQLVDFKIEEGKTSDGTILLADEITPDTCRLWDLKDKSGKIEHLDKDLFRRDLGNIIPAYEEIYSRLTALAKAEGIERAE; translated from the coding sequence ATGGAGAAACTGGAAATGCTCTACAAGGGCAAGGCCAAGAAGATGTACGCGACCGACGATCCGGATGTGCTCTGGGTCGAATACATGAATCAGGCGACCGCCGGCAACGGCGAGAAGAAGGCCCAGATCGAAGGCAAGGGCAACCTGAACAACCACATCACCTCCGTGATCTTCGACCTGCTCAAGGCCCGCGGCGTGGAAAGCCACTTCATCAAGCGCCTCAACGACACCGAGCAGCTGGTCAAGAAGATGGACATGTTCCCGCTTGAGATCATCATGCGCAACACCGCCGCCGGCTCCTTCGCCAAGCGCTACGGCGTCAAGGAGGGCACCCCGCTCAAGAAGCCGATCCTCGAGTTCTGCGTGAAGTCCGACGAGCTCGGCGATCCGTTCATCAACGACGACGGCGTCGTCGCGCTGGGCCTGGCCACCGAAGAGGAACTGGCCGAGATCTCCCGCATCGCCCGCGCCGTCAACGACGGCCTGAAGGACATCTTCTCCAAGATCGACGTGCAGCTGGTCGACTTCAAGATCGAGGAAGGCAAGACCTCCGACGGCACGATCCTGCTCGCCGACGAGATCACGCCCGACACCTGCCGTCTGTGGGACCTGAAGGACAAGAGCGGCAAGATCGAGCACCTCGACAAGGACCTGTTCCGCCGCGACCTCGGCAACATCATCCCCGCCTACGAGGAGATCTACAGCCGACTGACCGCCCTGGCCAAGGCCGAGGGCATCGAGCGCGCCGAGTAA
- a CDS encoding phosphotriesterase family protein → MAFARTIFGDVDPSTLGVVDCHDHLIRVGAGEVYIDGDHQLDSVEKAIEEGGYFAEASRKWSPNGGTVVDMCPINCGRDLDKLAEVTKAVDGLQVIAATGFHREHVYLETQSHWINRYGVDKVAELVIADIREGIDRNDYSGPIVDRTPYKAGVIKVGTAYGKITKFECKCMEAAAIAAIETGCPINTHTTYGTCGLEQAEGFLELGVPANQIAIGHIQRNADVYYLEQILKLGVYLEIDGTNRIKYQPDSNRMMELKAFYEDGFADRILLGTDSGKRGYQKAYGATSGVDYNPAVDGPRMVDEGFDREYIDKLLMKNAQEFFTFKKEG, encoded by the coding sequence ATGGCATTCGCACGTACGATTTTCGGTGACGTCGACCCCAGCACCCTCGGTGTGGTGGATTGCCACGACCATCTGATCCGCGTGGGCGCAGGCGAGGTCTACATCGACGGCGACCACCAGCTCGATTCCGTCGAGAAGGCCATCGAGGAGGGCGGCTACTTCGCCGAGGCCTCCAGGAAGTGGAGCCCCAACGGCGGCACTGTGGTGGACATGTGCCCGATCAACTGCGGCCGCGACCTCGACAAGCTGGCCGAAGTGACCAAGGCGGTCGACGGCCTGCAGGTCATCGCCGCCACCGGTTTCCATCGCGAGCATGTCTACCTGGAGACCCAGTCCCACTGGATCAACCGCTACGGCGTGGACAAGGTCGCCGAGCTGGTCATCGCCGACATCCGCGAAGGCATCGACAGGAACGACTACTCCGGCCCCATCGTCGATCGCACCCCGTACAAGGCCGGTGTGATCAAGGTCGGCACCGCCTACGGCAAGATCACCAAGTTCGAGTGCAAGTGCATGGAGGCCGCCGCCATCGCCGCCATCGAAACCGGCTGCCCGATCAACACGCACACCACCTACGGCACCTGCGGCCTCGAGCAGGCCGAAGGCTTCCTCGAGCTCGGCGTGCCGGCCAACCAGATCGCCATCGGCCACATTCAGCGCAACGCCGACGTGTACTACCTTGAGCAGATTCTCAAGCTCGGCGTCTACCTGGAGATCGACGGCACCAACCGCATCAAGTACCAGCCGGATTCCAACCGCATGATGGAGCTCAAGGCCTTCTACGAGGACGGCTTCGCCGACCGCATCCTGCTGGGCACCGATTCCGGCAAGCGCGGCTACCAGAAGGCGTACGGCGCCACCTCCGGCGTGGACTACAACCCGGCCGTCGACGGCCCGCGCATGGTCGATGAGGGCTTCGACCGCGAATACATCGACAAGCTGCTCATGAAGAACGCCCAGGAGTTCTTCACCTTCAAGAAGGAAGGCTGA
- a CDS encoding Na+/H+ antiporter NhaC family protein — translation MVPAVLVIVLALLRVDVRMTMLASIAGSLAVCVGMQGMGVRALARLLVFGYDSPNPRIDALLGGGGLLSMISVAAIVCISSAYAGIFAQTGMLLRLQRAIGVMGRRIGASGAMAVTAACTAAFACNQTLTIMLTHQLCEGLYARPNGGAVRADRNGQAMAVDLEDTAVVIAPLIPWSIAGALPLTTINAPTVSLAAACFLYLLPLSRLVAGIRKGIRKGGSHGKTAA, via the coding sequence GTGGTGCCGGCCGTGCTGGTGATCGTGCTGGCGCTGCTGCGCGTGGATGTGCGGATGACCATGCTGGCCAGCATCGCCGGGTCCCTTGCGGTGTGCGTCGGCATGCAGGGGATGGGCGTCCGCGCGTTGGCGCGGCTGCTGGTGTTCGGCTACGATTCGCCGAACCCTAGAATCGACGCCCTGCTGGGCGGGGGCGGGCTGCTGTCGATGATCTCCGTGGCGGCGATCGTGTGCATCTCCTCGGCCTACGCCGGCATTTTCGCGCAGACCGGCATGCTGCTGCGGCTGCAGCGCGCCATCGGCGTGATGGGGCGCAGGATCGGCGCGTCCGGGGCCATGGCGGTCACCGCCGCATGCACGGCGGCGTTCGCGTGCAACCAGACCCTGACCATCATGCTCACCCATCAGCTGTGCGAGGGGCTGTATGCGCGGCCGAACGGCGGTGCCGTGCGCGCCGACCGGAACGGCCAGGCGATGGCCGTCGATCTGGAGGACACCGCCGTGGTGATCGCGCCGCTCATCCCGTGGTCGATTGCCGGCGCGCTGCCCCTGACGACGATCAACGCGCCGACGGTCAGCCTCGCCGCCGCATGCTTCCTGTACCTGCTGCCGCTGTCGCGACTGGTCGCCGGCATCCGGAAGGGCATCCGGAAGGGCGGCTCCCACGGCAAGACGGCCGCATGA
- a CDS encoding lactonase family protein, producing the protein MSEHDAAPAAHTASTATTDTAARTMTFLTGGFGALNGSHCPGIERLTARVGAEQRLALHHGELLADVPSPSWIERDGDLLYATLENTDEIATLRIGTDPDSGALRLTELSRVPSRGSSPTHAAVAADDTGRKHLIVANYMDGHVSMLPIADDGSAQEPAQVLAGAGHGPLPAQEGPHAHWALPLPDGRVLTTNLGADRIYVHHWNDGELVRVGAVRLAPGTGPRDMHLLPMQTSGSGDEADWRVAVVDEWGDTVTLLGPDDIARHTAGDGSATDDADGIRVLQTIDLGGDASDQAASLAFMPWQILRGHERADLPGTDAPHAADGADPAAERPYAGLVYVGLRGSERIVALSWDGVRLARLAAPDKPGWRGRGVDCGGRRPRHILAVGNLLFVANEVSDRITVFAIGPDGAPTPAADMPSGSPTVVVRL; encoded by the coding sequence ATGAGCGAACACGACGCGGCACCGGCCGCACACACGGCATCCACGGCAACGACAGACACGGCGGCACGGACCATGACCTTCCTCACCGGCGGCTTCGGCGCGCTGAACGGGTCGCACTGCCCCGGCATCGAGCGGCTGACCGCCCGTGTCGGCGCCGAGCAGCGTCTCGCGCTGCACCACGGCGAGCTGCTGGCCGACGTGCCGTCGCCGTCATGGATCGAACGCGACGGCGACCTGCTGTACGCGACGCTGGAAAACACCGACGAGATCGCGACGCTGCGGATCGGAACCGATCCCGATTCCGGGGCCTTGCGGCTCACCGAACTGTCCCGAGTGCCGTCCCGCGGTTCGAGCCCGACGCACGCCGCCGTCGCCGCCGACGATACGGGCCGCAAGCATCTGATCGTCGCGAATTATATGGATGGCCACGTCAGCATGCTGCCGATCGCCGACGACGGCTCGGCGCAGGAACCGGCGCAGGTGCTTGCCGGCGCCGGCCACGGCCCGCTGCCGGCTCAGGAGGGGCCGCACGCGCATTGGGCGCTGCCGCTGCCCGACGGCCGCGTGCTCACCACCAATCTGGGCGCGGACCGCATCTACGTGCATCACTGGAACGACGGCGAGCTCGTGCGCGTCGGCGCGGTGCGGCTGGCGCCCGGCACCGGGCCCCGCGACATGCATCTGTTGCCGATGCAGACGTCCGGATCCGGAGACGAGGCCGACTGGCGCGTGGCCGTCGTGGACGAATGGGGCGATACGGTGACGCTGCTGGGGCCGGACGACATCGCACGGCACACCGCCGGCGATGGCAGCGCCACCGACGATGCCGACGGCATCCGCGTCCTGCAGACGATCGACCTTGGCGGCGATGCCAGCGATCAGGCGGCGTCACTGGCCTTTATGCCATGGCAGATTCTACGCGGACATGAGCGGGCGGACCTCCCCGGCACGGATGCGCCGCACGCGGCCGACGGCGCCGATCCCGCCGCCGAGCGGCCCTATGCCGGACTCGTCTACGTCGGGCTGCGCGGTTCCGAACGCATCGTCGCCCTGTCGTGGGACGGCGTGCGACTGGCCCGTCTCGCCGCGCCGGACAAGCCGGGCTGGCGCGGCCGAGGCGTCGACTGCGGCGGCCGCCGCCCCCGTCATATTCTGGCGGTCGGCAATCTGCTGTTCGTCGCCAATGAGGTGTCCGACCGCATCACGGTCTTCGCGATCGGCCCGGACGGCGCCCCGACGCCCGCTGCCGACATGCCGTCCGGCTCCCCAACGGTCGTCGTGCGCCTATAG
- a CDS encoding alpha/beta hydrolase: MPINEALFAAMKAASFVKPNARKSYRLQRMAEELIARAAPANPKSRVDDATAAMPDGHALPLRVFTPVAPYGAPPPKTQTEDGSDVPIPTPRGTILFFHGGGWVTGGINLYTQACAHMAVRLQRRVISVEYRLAPEYRFPTAAEDCYEAARQLFAGELELPATPAGEGAPDPNDIVLFGDSAGGNLAAAVSLMARDRGEFMPRTQMLLYPVVGNDYNPDTSPFESVRSNGTDYILTAQDMADYVDMYRSSVQDLTNPYFAPITAHNLSGQPRTLVLSAEYCPLRDEDEAYARRLQLVNGDHAVSCYRVSNGVHGYLLNTSAVELVATTYRLIEHFLDGTPLAAPAAGAAGGTAGAADTTMAAASTVSTASTASSADGAPRTTEGGAAWRDVLGTD, translated from the coding sequence ATGCCGATCAACGAGGCGCTGTTCGCCGCGATGAAGGCCGCCAGCTTCGTCAAGCCCAACGCGCGCAAATCGTATCGGCTCCAGCGCATGGCGGAGGAACTGATCGCCCGGGCCGCGCCGGCCAATCCCAAAAGCCGGGTCGACGACGCCACGGCCGCCATGCCGGACGGCCACGCGCTGCCGCTGCGCGTATTCACGCCGGTGGCGCCCTACGGCGCGCCGCCGCCCAAGACGCAGACGGAGGACGGATCGGACGTCCCCATTCCCACGCCGCGCGGCACGATCCTGTTCTTCCACGGCGGCGGATGGGTCACCGGCGGCATCAACCTGTACACCCAGGCGTGCGCGCACATGGCCGTGCGGCTGCAGCGCCGCGTGATCTCGGTTGAATACCGGCTGGCACCCGAATACCGCTTCCCCACCGCCGCCGAGGACTGCTACGAAGCGGCCCGCCAGCTGTTCGCCGGCGAACTCGAACTGCCGGCCACTCCGGCCGGCGAAGGAGCCCCGGACCCGAACGACATCGTTCTGTTCGGCGACAGCGCCGGAGGCAATCTTGCGGCCGCGGTGTCGCTGATGGCCCGCGACCGCGGGGAATTCATGCCGCGCACCCAGATGCTGCTCTACCCGGTGGTCGGCAACGACTACAACCCCGACACCAGCCCGTTCGAATCGGTGCGGTCCAACGGCACGGACTATATCCTCACCGCGCAGGACATGGCCGACTATGTGGATATGTACCGTTCCTCCGTGCAGGACCTGACCAACCCGTATTTCGCGCCGATCACCGCGCACAACCTGAGCGGCCAGCCGCGCACGCTGGTGCTGTCGGCCGAATACTGCCCGCTGCGCGACGAGGACGAGGCCTATGCCCGGCGGCTGCAATTGGTGAACGGCGATCATGCCGTGTCCTGCTACCGGGTCTCCAACGGCGTGCACGGCTATCTGCTCAACACGTCGGCGGTGGAGCTGGTCGCCACCACGTACCGGCTCATCGAGCATTTCCTCGACGGCACGCCGCTGGCGGCCCCTGCGGCCGGCGCGGCGGGCGGCACGGCTGGCGCGGCTGACACCACCATGGCCGCCGCATCTACTGTATCCACCGCATCCACCGCATCGTCGGCGGACGGCGCGCCTCGGACCACGGAAGGAGGCGCCGCGTGGCGCGACGTACTTGGTACCGACTAG